In the Dolichospermum flos-aquae CCAP 1403/13F genome, CAGATACGAATACTGATGAACTTACTCCCCAAGATTGGCAAAATTTATTTCAACGTTGGCAAGAATGGTTACAAGCTTTAGATTTAGGTAAATTCCAACCTGCTTGGACAGAAAATGGATATACGGTGATGGGTTGGGGTGGAGTTGCACCCACAAAGAATATCCAAGAGTTACTTTACCGTTATTATTCTGATCAACTGAATGAACAGTTATTTGGGCAACTGCGTCATCAGTTAAGTCAGAAATTATTGAATATTTTGGGTAAATTACGCACCAAAGCGAAAACTTTTAGCGATCGCCTGCAACAATCAGATCAAGCTGAAGAATATCGTCAAAAAGCTGACTTATTAATGGCTAACCTGCACCATTGGCAACCGGGAATGCAGGAAATTATTCTACCAGATTTTGAAACCGAACAGCCAATTGCGATCGCTCTTTTGCCCGATAAAAACGCCGTCCAAAATGCCCAAAAGCTTTATAAACAGCACCAAAAACTCAAACGCGCCCGTGCGGCTGTTGAACCGCTACTATTTGCAGTTCAAGCAGAAATTGACTATCTCGAACAAGTAGAAGCCGCAATTTCGCAAATAGACAAATACCAAAATCCAGAAGATTTACAAGCCTTAGAAGAAATCCGTGATGAACTCATTGGGCAAAAATATCTAGAAAACTTAGAATATCGCAGCCGTAGCAGCAACGACACTCCCGGCACTAATTTTCATCGTTACCGCAGTCCGAGTGGCTTTGAAGTCCTCATTGGTCGCAATAATATTCAAAATGATCAACTGACATTCCGTGTCGCTGGAGACTATGATTTGTGGTTTCACGCCCAAGAAATACCAGGGAGTCATGTTCTCCTGCGTCTAGAACCGGGTACAGTGGCGGAAGAAGCTGATTTACAATTTACAGCCAATCTAGCAGGTTATTTCAGTCGCGCCCGTCAAAGTGACCAAGTACCAGTAGTTTACACCCAACTCAAGCACGTCTACAAACCCAAAGGTGCAAAACCAGGACTTGTGGTTTATAAACAAGAAACGATTATTTGGGGGAAACCGCAATTGGTCAGTTGTCAGTAGGGGCGAAGCATTTGGAAGATAAATTATCGATCATTGCCAAAAATAGTTCTCCAAATGCTTCGCCCGTACAGTTGTTAGTAGGGGCGAAGCATTTGGAAGATAAATTATCGGTCATTGCCAAAAATAGTTCTCCAAATGCTTCGCCCGTACAGTTGTTATTGGGAAGAAATATTCCCCCTGCCTCCTGCCTCCTGCCTCCTGCCCCCTGTTCCCTCATCTTTCCTTGAACAGAAAACTTACTCATCGAAAGACAGATATTTTTTGAGATATTTTCATGAAAAAATTGTACTGCCTGTTACAATCTTGTTAAGAAAAGTTGCCCGTTGAATTTTGGGAACGCGCAATTTGGTTTTGACTCTACTGAGAAGACAACTCGAACAACGTTTTTTCGCTGACCAGCCTGTGGGAGGGCTGGTTTTTTTGTTACCTGAAAAACTTAGAAGCTGAAGGTAGTTCTTAAAGCACCAATCACCACATTATCATTGTTATCATTGTGATCTGGGGCTGTTAGCCAAATCACAGCAGGAGTAAGGGTGATATTGTCGCTGAGTTTGTATTGATAAAATCCCTCAATGTGATAAGAGGTATTTGGATCTTTCGTAACTCCAACAACGTTAGAACTTGTGACTTTTGGTTCCATACCAACTATGACACCAGCCAAATTACCTTTTTTACCCAAATCAGGGAAACCAAGGGTAACAGCATAGTTAAAAGTGTCAACTTCTCCCTTTGTCGTCAAAACCTTACTATTGGTATAACCAGCCCAACCACCAAGAACAAACTTCTTGCTAATACCTAGAGATGCTTGAACACCATAGGAATTGCTGGAAAAATTTTCACCCGAAGCGACGACACCAGAAGTTGCTGCATTACTACCAGTGAGTAATGGTTGATTGTAGGAATTGATATAAGTTAAACCAAGAGAAATGCGATCGCTTGGCTTGACAGTTAACTGCGCTAAAGCACCATAATTCCCATCAAACAAGCCATTTCCAGGGGTAGGGTCATTAGCCGTACTACTTAAATAGCCTAAACTGAGGGCTAACTTATCGCCAAACTGGTGGTTAACTGCTATACCTTCATCGCCCAGTTGTCCATAAATTGGGTTTCTTGTGCCAAAAGTAGACACAGCCCCAAAAGCACCATCACCATCAAACAGGTTAACTGTACTGGTAACATCGTCTGCTGCACCACCAGTAGCAATTAGTTTTACTTGTGTATTCTTGCTAACAGGAAAGGTATATGATAGAGTTGCTATGGAAAAATTGTTACTAGGATTGCTACTAGCAAAAAACAAGTTTCCTTCTGGAGTATTAATATTGGGACTATTAATATTATTACTTTCCAGTCTGGCAAGAAGTGTGTCTTTGCCTGTAAAACTGCTGACAAACTCCAATCGTGTTCTCGCAGCTAAAGTAGTATTTTTCCCAGGAATATCCGCACCATTGACCTTTTTATTTGTCAAAACATCACTAACAACTGCCACAACCTGCCCTTGTAGCTTAGTGGTGGTAGAAAATTGATTAGCTTCCAATTCAGCAGTTTTGGCTTCTACTGTATCTACACGCCCCCGGAGGGTGACTAATTCTCCTGAAAAGTCCTTTTGCAACTTTTGGATTGTTGCTAAATCTTGCTTTGATACTAAATCACTGGTAGCAGTAGCAATTAATTCATTGACTCGATCTAAACAGGCATTTAAACCAGCCGCAAATTCGTATCGTGACAACGCCCGATTACCCCGAAAAGTCCCGTTAGGATAACCTGCAATACATCCATAGCGTTCTACCAATGATTGTAAAGCCTGAAATGCCCAATCATTAGGTTGAACATCGGATAACTGAGATACGGAAGTAACTTGAGATACTGTCTCTTCTTGGCTATTATTAACTTGTTGTTCTGAATTAGTTGCTGGTACTGGTAATGCTTCTGCCCTTGCAACAACATTCATACATAATATGCCACTCACAACTGTTGAACTAGCAATTAGATAAGTCCAGAATTTTTGCATTTTTCCTCACACCCGTGTTTAAAGTTGATAATGCTACACTTGAATTAGTACAGCTATTAATAGTGATCTTTAATATACTACAGTCCTAAGTTAAGTTGATCACAATAAAAAGTTAAGAAATCCTTATCAACTGGAAATATCCTCAGTATACAGCAGTATTACCTGAAATTTCCAAATATTCTGTAATTCTTGATACAGTAGCATTTTTTGATGACTTATATGAGAATGGATCTCATTATAAGATATAATGCCAATGAAGTTTTATTGTCAACCTCAAACCATGAGAAGTTCTAGAGAAGTTAAAATAGATAGAAAAACCAGAAATTTTTTACCGCTGATTACCTTAATAATTTTGTCAGCAGTTTATGGATGTAACAATCCTAACAGTAGGGAGGTTGTAAAAACGGAACCAGCCCCAGTCCAAAAATCACCAAAAACTAAAGTAGTTACCACATTTTTACCAGTTTATTTGTTTACTAAAGCAGTAGCCGGAGATGTAGCAGATGTAGAAATTTTAGTTAAGCCTGGCACGGAAATACACGAATATCAAGGGACACCAGCAAACGTAAAAGCGATCGCTACAGCGAAGATATTAGTCAAAAATGGTTTAGGCTTAGAGGAGTTTTTGGCAGATACAATTAAAAATGCCGGAAATTCCCAATTAGTGGAAATTGATGCTAGTAAAGGTATTCAAGCTATTAATAAAATTTCCCCCATAGATAAAACACCAACAGGAGAACATGATCATGATCACGAACACCAATTTGGAAATCCTCATGTTTGGCTAGATCCAGTTTTAGCAAAACAGCAAATCATCAATATTCGAGATGGTTTAATTATCGCAGATCCGGTCAATAAAGTCAAATATCAGACCAATGCAGCGGCATATATTCAGAAATTAGATAATTTAAATAATGAATTTCAGCAGACTATTAAACAAACACCAAACTGCACCTTTATCACCTTTCATGATGCTTTTCCCTATCTTGCCAAACGTTATAACATTAAACAATTAGCAGTAGTAGAAATTCCTGAAAAGCAACTTTCCCCAACAGACGTGCAAAAAGTGGTGAATACAGTCAAAAAATACCAAGTTAAAGCCCTATTTAGCGAACCAGGGTTAGATAACAAATTACTCACCAGCATTTCCCAGGATTTGGGGTTAACTGTGCGGACTTTGGATTCTTTAGAAACGGGTGATACCAATCCAGAGTATTATTTTAAGGCAATGAAAACCAATTTGGAGAGTTTAGCCGCTGGATGCAAGTAGCAGGAAAATTCAAATCTCATTATTTCCCATCTATCACGATAAATTATTGGCATCTCAAATCCTAAATTCCATGACTGACGAACAAGCAGAATTTACATTACCAATATTAAAAGTTTCTGGGTTAACAGTCTACCAAAGTAGTTATTTAGCTGTGCGAGATGTTTCCTTTGAATTATTAGCAGGAACAGATACAGCTATAGTTGGTCCAAATGGGGCTGGGAAAAGTACCTTAATCAAAGCTATCTTAGATTTAATTCCCCGAAATGCGGGAACAATTGAAGTTTTTGGTCGCCCAATTTCCAGACTAGGAAATTTGCGGAATCAGTTGGGATATATGCCACAAAATTTTATTTTTGATCGCAGTTTTCCAATTTCAGTTAGTGAATTGGTGGCTTTAGGAATAGGGAATAGAAAACATTCATTTTTCTCAAAATTTTGGCAACAAAACCGGGAAACATCAGCAGCAGTCACCGCAGCTTTACACCGTACTGATGCTTATCGCTTGCGAAATCAGGCTATTGGCACTCTGAGCGGTGGTCAACTCAAACGGGTATTATTAGCTTATTGTTTGGTAACACGGCGAAAATTGTTAGTATTGGATGAAGCTTTTGCCGGGGTAGATGTCCAAGGAACAACGGATTTTTATGCTTTGTTAAATGAATTAAAACGAGAAGAGAATTGGACAGTGTTGCAAGTATCCCACGATATTGATATGGTAAGCCGTCATTGCGATCGCGTCATCTGTCTAAATCAAACTCTTGTCTGTTCTGGTAAACCGGAAATAGCCCTTTCCCCACAAAATCTTTTAGCTACTTATGGACCAGGTTTTAGTCGCTATGAACATCATCATTAGGGAATTGGTAATTGGTAATTGGTAATTGGTAATTGGTAATTGGTAATAAACTATTCTTCTTCCTTCTTTCTTCTTTGTTCTTTCTTCTTTGTTCTTTCTTCTTTGTTCTTTCTTCTTTGTTCTTTCTTCTTTGTTCTTTCTTCTTTGTTCTTTCTTCTTTGTTCTTTCTTCTTTGTTCTTTCTTCTTTGTTCTTTGTTCTTTGTTCTTTGTTCTTTGTTCTTTGTTCTTTCTTCTTTCTTCTTTCTTCTTTCTTCTTCCTCCTGAACTCCTGACTCCTGAACTCCTGACTCCTGACTCCTGACTCCTCTTATATGACCATTAACTATCATGATTTGCTGAATTTATTACAATTTCCCTTTATGCAGCGTGCCATTATGGGTGCTGTGTTAATGGGCATTTTAGGCGGTTTATTGGGTAGTTTTGTTACTTTACGACAATTATCCTTTTTTAGTCATGCCGTTGGTCATGCAGCATTGGTAGGTGTGGCGTTAGGGGTGTTACTCAACACTAATCCTACTTGGATGTTACTCCCTTTTACTTTAATTTTTGGGGTTGTTGTTCTCTACCTAATTGATAAGACTGATTTGGCTAGTGATAGCGTTCTCAGTATAGTGCTATCTGGGGCGTTAGCAATTGGTGTAATTCTCACCAGTTTTATTAAAGGATATCGCGGTAACTTAATGGGGGTACTATTTGGCGATATTTTGGCTATAGATAACACAGATTTAATTTTGACGCTATTGGTACTTGTGGGTAGTAGCTTTTTTTTATTATCAACTCTGCCACAACAGATTCTATTAACTCTTAATCCCGATGTTGCTCAAGTCCAAGGCGTACCTGTGCAATTGTATCGTTATGGATTCGTTGTTTTGCTTTCCCTCGCTGTAGCTGTGGCGATTAAAGCGGTTGGTGTGTTATTAGTAAATGCGTTTTTAGTGATTCCGGCTGCTACAGCCAAACTTATGAGTCACCATTTCAGCCGCTTTCTGATTCTATCGGTGGTTGTCGGCTGTAGCAGTAGTATCGCAGGAATGATGGTTTCTGGGTTATTTAATCTAGCTTCTGGTCCGAGTATTGTTTTTGTGCAGTTTCTGGTATTTGTGACTGTGTTTACCTGGGTGAAGTTGACAATGAAGGTTAGCTAAAATTATTTTAAATAACCCCTTGACTTATCTTTTTTTCTATGCTAAATTCAATATCGGTGGTGAAGCAAAAGCCCCCTGCCGGGATAGCTCAGTTGGTAGAGCAGTGGACTGAAAATCCACGTGTCACGAGTTCAAGTCTCGTTCCTGGCATTAATTAGAATAGCTAAAATCCTTGTTAATCAAGGTATTTGGATAACTCCTGCTGGAATTAAGTAAATTTCTAGCGGGAGTTTTTGTATTTTTGGGTTTGACTACGAATTGACTATGATGATATAGAGCAGAGGAGAAATGATAGTCAAAAGGACGGAAGGAATATGGTAATGAAGGTGGAACAGAAAGCATCTAAAGGTTCAGTCGGTGTCGAAACGTTCCAAGACAGACTCAAACTGCGTTTACCATGTCACTTATTTGGGGGGAAACAAAAGTATCTCACTTTGGGAATGTCAGATACATCAGAAAATCGTAAGCTTGCTGAGGCTAAAGCTAAACAGATAGAATCAGATATTGCATTTGAACGCTTTGACCCGACCTTAGCTAAATATAAACCTCAAATTCATTTAACCCTTGTTGCTCCCACAGAAAGTCAACAACTACCAATATTAATTGAGTTATGGGATAAGTACACAACTTATAAGTCTAAAACTTTGAGTATAACGACTATTAATAAGGATTTCAAGAAAACTAGAAACCATATTGCCAGTTTACCAACTCATAAGCTTTCAGAAGCGGTAATAATCAGAGATTTCTTGCTAGAGAAATTAACACCAAATGCAACAAAGCGTGTTTTAACACAATTAAAAGCTTGTTGTGATTGGGCAACAGATTGTGAGTTGATTAGTAATAACCCATTTATAGGGATGTCACAGAAGGTAAGAGTAGCTGTGAAAGATGAAGATGAAACAATCAACCCATTTAATAAAGGTGAGCAAGAACAGATTATTGCAGCTTTTGAGAGGAATATGTACTACAATCACTACACAAATTATGTTAGATTTCTGTTTATGACGGGTTGTAGGACTTCTGAAGCTATAGGGTTAAGTTGGGGTCACATCAATAGTAATCTAACGTTAATTACTTTCAGTGAAGCAGTTGTAGAAGGTAATCGTAAAGATACCAAAACTCATAAGAGCCGTAAATTCCCTATTAATCAATCACTCAAAGAGTTGTTACTTTCCATTAAACCAAGTAATCCTAATGCAGATACACCAGTCTTTAAAGCTCCCAAGGGCGGTTTAATTGATGCTCATAACTTCCTTAATCGAGCCTGGAAAACTGTATTATCTGAGTTAAATGTTCCTTACCGTCCCCAGTACCATACACGACATACGTTTATCACAAATTGCTTAGAAACTGGTGTGAGTGTGGTACAGGTTGCTAAATGGGTAGGTAATTCACCTGAAATAATTATGAAACATTACGCAGGTACAATAAGACAGGTTCAAGTTCCTGAGTTTTAACTGCAATTATCAGACTGCCAATAGTTTACGATCCTACTCATTACTTAATCTGCTACTTGCCACGATGTAATAATGATTCGACTATGAAGATGAATGACTATCAGTCATTCCACTCAAAATAGTTAGCATTGATGAAAAATATCACTCAAAAACACACAAAGTCAACAGCCTATTTCCGAGGTGAGTATCGGGATATGTGAAGAAAGTTGTTGAGGAATTGCGCTTTGTAACTATTTTGGATAACTCTGAGGCATATTCCTTTAGACTAGGTTTCCATAGGAATATCAAAACATTGAAAATGGAGACTAGGACAAATGCCTACGGTAAATTTATGTTGCCATGAGTTTGTAGTTGCTATTTCCTCCGTCGCTTGTATTGTCGGTCTATGGTTACTCAAGAATCACAATCAAGCTATAGATGATTTTCAAGAAACAGAACAAAGTCTTTTAACAATGAGCTTTGCTTACTGGTTAGTGTATTGCATCGCCTTTGGGATGGAAAAAGTATTTTTATTCAATTGGGAAGCTGTAATTATAACTTTGAGAATTACTACAGCTTTGTCATATTTCTTAACATTTTCTTGTATCTTGAGTTTGCCGTTACATAAATTTGCAGTTCATAAAATTGAAGAATAATCAAAAGTCAAGGTTAGAACTATATTTAGCTCCAACCTTGCTATTGTAAATTCATAATTTAGGCAATTCTCATAGCAATAGCGATAGCGAAGCGCTCCGTAGGAATCGCACCTTCGAGTTGTTCCTGGAGTAAAGTTGTGAGGATAAATACCTCTTGCACAGTTTTGCCTTGACGAGCAATGATTTTATAACCACCGCGAATGGGTACAGACACACGCAACTGCATTTTTGGTGCATGACCTCTAGCTCTACCAATCACCGCAGGTGTCACCGTCCCAATACCATCCTCTCGACACAAACGTTCTAAAATAGGAATTAGACCGGGAATATGGGTAGAGTGATTCCAAACTAGCCTACCATCGGTGGGTTTAGACATAATGATTAGGCTGCTTCCAGGGGAGCCATTGTCAACCCAGCCCGACGGAGTTGTTGGTGGTATAATTCCGCTTGTTCTTGGGGTCCTGTCCAGACAATTGCTTGTCCTTCATGGTGGACTTGATTAGTGAGATCCCAAGCGAGATCCCCCGACATTCCCGGAATATACTTCATTAAACACTCAGCTACGTGCTGGAAAGTATTGAAATCATCATTCAATACAATTACCTTGTAATTAGGATAGGTTTTCCGAGTCACTTGATTAACTCGGTCAGGTGTCACAGTCGGTGCTGAAACCATACTGTACACATCTGCAAGTCTTGTCACCATAGAAAAATCAGCCAAAAATGACGTTGTACAAACTGACATTACAAATAACTAGTTTAATCCATTGCTGACTGAGTTAGTAGTCAGACACAAGCCGATAATGTGTAAAAATATTAATTTATATCTATGAAGTAATTGACATTTTACCTTTTAAGAACTTCCTATATGAGATATAGAATACAATTGAACTAAGAACATATAAACCTATAATAGGTGCGAAAATGAACACCTTTCTCCTCTATACAAGCGACTTTCATGCTTGGACTCAAGAACAGGTTAATTTACTCAAAACTCAACAATGGGATACATTAGATACTGTCAACCTAATTGAAGAATTAGAAACCTTGGGAAGAAAAGAAAGACAAGAATTTAGAAATAGATTAGCTGTGTTACTAGGACATTTATTAAAATGGCAATTTCAAGCACAAAAACGGAGTAGTAGTTGGTTGAGTACAATTCGAGAACAACGGATTCAAATCAAACTACTTTTACAAGATAGTCCCAGTTTAAAACTTTATTTAGAAGAAGTATTTCTCACCGCTTACGAATTAGGTTTAGCATTGGCAATGAGAGAAACCCAATTAGGTCAACAGGTATTTCCCGAAATATGTCCTTACACTTGTGAACAAACCCTCAATTCTGAATTTCTACCAGATTAAGCTTTATTTAGATACCCGACTTCTTGGAGAAGTCGGGTATCTTTTACCTACCACCAATCGTCCCAATTTTCGTTAAAAATAGAAGTATCAGGAAAAGCCGTAGGATTCCCATTTGCTTCCAACAGCTTTCTTAGAATTTGTAATTGTGGTTCTTGTTTAGGTAAATTATCAACCAATTGATAGGGTGCAATTCCTTGTTTGAGTGCAAAACTAGCCACAGTTCCCGCAGCAGCGCCAGAAGACCATTCAAAGGAATGAACTCGATAAGCAGCAGCCGCAATATGACTTGTAGCAATACTTTTTCCTCCTACCAATAAATTATCAATTTTTTGGGGAATCATTGCCCGTAGGGCAATTTGGAAAGGATAAGCTTGTCCTGCACCGCGTCTTTCTCCAGCACGTTCCTTATTACCAGGTGCTTCTACTGGACTTTTTGCCATACATGGATGAAAATCTATGGCATAATGACCAATACCCACAGCATCAGGGTAAATTGTGGAACGAGTTCTTCGCATAGCTTTTTCTGGGGAAATTCCCCCCCTAATTACAGATGTTGCTTCCAAACCTGATACAGTTGCTTTTAAACTGCGATACATATTTGCTGGCAGAGTTTTCTGATAATATTGATCATTATAATTACGACGAGAAATATCAACTTCCCAAATGCCAAAACCCTCTGGTTGTCCCCAACTAGGACGGCCAATAATCCGTCTTCCTTCTCTCATGTAGGGGTATTTAGATAACCCATGAACTGTCCCCATTGGCGAATCTAAACCTGTTAAGAAACGGATATTTGTTTGCGGTTGTTTCACACCATTACCTAGTTGAGAATCTGTAGTTCCTGCATATAACCAATAAAAAAAAGAAAATGCCTTTTCTTCAGCTTTACGCAGGGTTTCTGTGCGTAGTCCTCCTTGCCAACCTCCAGGTTTTAGCTGTCCAGAATTTTCTAATTGTTGACGAGTATAAATGAGATTATCTGCGGCTGTTCCCGGACGGTAATCATTTCCCCAAGTCCAGTTTTGCATGGAAATATCCCCTGGTGTGGGTGCAGTAAACTTCACCCCATTAAATGTAGTTGGTTGTCCTTTTTGGGGACTCCAAATTCGCCGATAGGTAAAGACTAAATCAAAGTTTGCTAATCGTTTTAATTCATAACTAAAATATGGTGAATATTGTAAATAAAATGGGGGCATTGTTTGTTGCTGCGCTGCTTTTGTTGCCTCCATTGCAAAGGTATAAGTGAAACCTTGGGTACAGTAAGGATCATTTGTAGTGCTAGAAGATGAAGGTTCAAGATAGGAACGGGCATCAATTCCTAGACGATAGGGAACATCTGCTAAAGCGATAATTTCCCCGGTTTCACTTGCGTCTATAATGTACCATTTTCCTGGGTTATTTTGAGATTGTTTGGGGAGAAACTGAATAATAGTTTTACTCAAACGAGATGAGTTTTTATAACTATAAGCATCTTCAATGGTTTGAGATAAGGTATTAGTATTTAGAGGTGGTTGATTTTTTGCTGGTTGATGTTGAATTGCTATGGCGTTATTAATAATTTTGCCATCTTTGCTAATTTGTAGATCTTTAATTACCGTATTGGGAAACCATTGTAATTTTCCTTTACCTTTTTTTTGGGCATCTTTGAGCATTTGTGTCATGATATTGTGGGCATCACGAGGCAGAAAGCAGGAGTCACTCACCCAACAATCACCAGGGTTAAGTTTGCCATATTTGCGTTCAATACGGTTTCTTAATTCGGAATAACCGCGAGAATAGAATTGTTTATCTCGTTGAGTTGGTCTTTCGTCTAATGCAGATGTTCCTTGAGCAGAAATTTGTCCCCCTAACCAGTCGGTTATTTCTGTTAAACAAACTGTGCGTCCTGCAAGTAAACCTTCATAAGCTGTAGCGACTCCTGAGAGTCCACCACCCACAACGAGAAGCTCACAGTTAACGATTTTATCTGGGATACGTGGAGGGGTAGCGGTGACGGCATAAGGGATGAGAACGGTGGTAAATAGGCTGAAGCTGATGAACGTTTGCAAACGTTTTTTGTATCTACGGTTCATAGAAGAGGGATAGAGTGGAGTTGAAACCGAATAAGTTATGAAATTAAGGATTTTAGAAGTTTTAGGACTCCAAAATCCCCAATTCCTTGATAATATATGAAACTAACGCAATGCCGGCGGTAATCGTGGTCTACCTGTAGTAATTGCATAGTTAATTACTAACAATTGTAACCATAATCCTGGAAAGCGATTTTCTAACCAAGATTGATTCCATTTCAAAAATTGCGGCAACCATATTCCCAAAATAACACTGATGAAAGCATGACGAGCAAAGCTGACATAATTCCCAACCCAACGGCATAAATCTCGCCAACCAGCTAATTGCCAAATCCACAATAATAAAGCCGGATTTTTCATAGCTGCTTTCAAAGCTAGACGGTTAAAAGTGAACCAATCACAACGGTCTTTAATGAAATTATCAGTTACTTCTGGGGTTTCATCTGTTAATAAGCCAAAGAAAGTATTCAGCATCGAATTTATCATTTGGGGGGCGATAAATCTGCCCGTGGGAACCATCATTCCCTTAGAAAACAACCACATTACAGCCACATTGCTTTGGTAAGCTCGAATTTTATTTAAGTGCTGCTGACTCAATAAATCATGTTTAAGGGCAATATTTAACAGAGTAGTTAATCGGTCTAAATTGCGGACTAAAGAACCAAAACCAGTAAAAACTAGCGGAGATTGCAAAGAAGCAGCATCACCAATGGCAATTAATCTATCAACTGCAATTGTGCGATCGCTACTATCTGCGCTAAAATGTCCTGGGATATAGCCAAAAGTTGGTTTCCTCCAGACTAATTTATCTAGATCACAACGCCGATATTCTGGCAAAATTGTGAAAAAGTCCTCATACATTTCCAACAAAGAACCAGGATTCTCTTCATTTACCTCATGATAGTGAAATAGGTAAATTGTTAATTCTTCACCAACACCAGGAAACAACTCCCAAATTAACTGTCTACCTCTCGAAATATCCCCATGACTGTAAAGAACATCCCCATATTCAGAATCCCAAACCCCAGGCTCAAAGCCCTTTTCAATCACTGCTCCCACCGTTGGACACACACTATCAAAAGCCCGACCACCATTTAATTGCCAAGCAATTGGTGAAGCCGTTCCCATTGCGTCTATCAATAAACGTCCACTCACCTGCTGTTCATTACCAGTAGGCAAATGTTTGACGTTAATCGTAACTTGTGTAGGACTAATATTCACTTGGGAAAACTCAGTTTCATCCCAAATATCACCACCGGCAGCTTGAAGTTTTTGCCCACATAATGCCAGTAACCTTTCTGAATCTAAAGCTATATTTAGGACTGTGGGAGTATGGAGAACAGAGGATTTCAAATTAGAGGGATTATTACCATCAAAAAACTTATTAAAACCGTCTTTATATTCCCTAGAAATAATTTCTGCTAATTCAGCATTGGTGAGCAAACCCAAATTTATTAAACTTTGGATTTCATCACGGGAAATATTCCATTCTCGGTTCATTTTACCAAAAGGTAATCTTTCCACCAACAGCACCTTATAGCCCAATTTAGCCATGACTGCGGCATGAATTGACCCCAAAGCACCACCAATATAAATGAGGTCATACTGAGGACTAGCAGCAGGGGAGAGGA is a window encoding:
- a CDS encoding Rqc2 family fibronectin-binding protein, whose translation is MQPLDFTALTAACGEIRANWLPARIEQVYQRDRFTIAIALRTLNQRGWLDISWHPQAAHICISEPPPRAPDTFTFSQQLKHQLGGLALVGIEAISPWERVIDLQFARRPEETALYHLYAEVMGKYSNVILTDASNEIITAAHQVSHQQSSVRPIQTGQNYETPPKLTGKVPNLSESLERWQERVSLVPGGIKRQLLKSYSGLSSALLDTMLLAANIIPDTNTDELTPQDWQNLFQRWQEWLQALDLGKFQPAWTENGYTVMGWGGVAPTKNIQELLYRYYSDQLNEQLFGQLRHQLSQKLLNILGKLRTKAKTFSDRLQQSDQAEEYRQKADLLMANLHHWQPGMQEIILPDFETEQPIAIALLPDKNAVQNAQKLYKQHQKLKRARAAVEPLLFAVQAEIDYLEQVEAAISQIDKYQNPEDLQALEEIRDELIGQKYLENLEYRSRSSNDTPGTNFHRYRSPSGFEVLIGRNNIQNDQLTFRVAGDYDLWFHAQEIPGSHVLLRLEPGTVAEEADLQFTANLAGYFSRARQSDQVPVVYTQLKHVYKPKGAKPGLVVYKQETIIWGKPQLVSCQ
- a CDS encoding iron uptake porin gives rise to the protein MQKFWTYLIASSTVVSGILCMNVVARAEALPVPATNSEQQVNNSQEETVSQVTSVSQLSDVQPNDWAFQALQSLVERYGCIAGYPNGTFRGNRALSRYEFAAGLNACLDRVNELIATATSDLVSKQDLATIQKLQKDFSGELVTLRGRVDTVEAKTAELEANQFSTTTKLQGQVVAVVSDVLTNKKVNGADIPGKNTTLAARTRLEFVSSFTGKDTLLARLESNNINSPNINTPEGNLFFASSNPSNNFSIATLSYTFPVSKNTQVKLIATGGAADDVTSTVNLFDGDGAFGAVSTFGTRNPIYGQLGDEGIAVNHQFGDKLALSLGYLSSTANDPTPGNGLFDGNYGALAQLTVKPSDRISLGLTYINSYNQPLLTGSNAATSGVVASGENFSSNSYGVQASLGISKKFVLGGWAGYTNSKVLTTKGEVDTFNYAVTLGFPDLGKKGNLAGVIVGMEPKVTSSNVVGVTKDPNTSYHIEGFYQYKLSDNITLTPAVIWLTAPDHNDNNDNVVIGALRTTFSF
- a CDS encoding metal ABC transporter solute-binding protein, Zn/Mn family — translated: MRSSREVKIDRKTRNFLPLITLIILSAVYGCNNPNSREVVKTEPAPVQKSPKTKVVTTFLPVYLFTKAVAGDVADVEILVKPGTEIHEYQGTPANVKAIATAKILVKNGLGLEEFLADTIKNAGNSQLVEIDASKGIQAINKISPIDKTPTGEHDHDHEHQFGNPHVWLDPVLAKQQIINIRDGLIIADPVNKVKYQTNAAAYIQKLDNLNNEFQQTIKQTPNCTFITFHDAFPYLAKRYNIKQLAVVEIPEKQLSPTDVQKVVNTVKKYQVKALFSEPGLDNKLLTSISQDLGLTVRTLDSLETGDTNPEYYFKAMKTNLESLAAGCK
- a CDS encoding metal ABC transporter ATP-binding protein; translation: MTDEQAEFTLPILKVSGLTVYQSSYLAVRDVSFELLAGTDTAIVGPNGAGKSTLIKAILDLIPRNAGTIEVFGRPISRLGNLRNQLGYMPQNFIFDRSFPISVSELVALGIGNRKHSFFSKFWQQNRETSAAVTAALHRTDAYRLRNQAIGTLSGGQLKRVLLAYCLVTRRKLLVLDEAFAGVDVQGTTDFYALLNELKREENWTVLQVSHDIDMVSRHCDRVICLNQTLVCSGKPEIALSPQNLLATYGPGFSRYEHHH
- a CDS encoding DUF1682 domain-containing protein; protein product: MIVNGHIRGVRSQESGVQESGVQEEEERRKKKEERTKNKEQRTKNKEQRRKNKEERTKKKEQRRKNKEERTKKKEQRRKNKEERTKKKEGRRIVYYQLPITNYQLPITNSLMMMFIATKTWSISS
- a CDS encoding metal ABC transporter permease, with amino-acid sequence MTINYHDLLNLLQFPFMQRAIMGAVLMGILGGLLGSFVTLRQLSFFSHAVGHAALVGVALGVLLNTNPTWMLLPFTLIFGVVVLYLIDKTDLASDSVLSIVLSGALAIGVILTSFIKGYRGNLMGVLFGDILAIDNTDLILTLLVLVGSSFFLLSTLPQQILLTLNPDVAQVQGVPVQLYRYGFVVLLSLAVAVAIKAVGVLLVNAFLVIPAATAKLMSHHFSRFLILSVVVGCSSSIAGMMVSGLFNLASGPSIVFVQFLVFVTVFTWVKLTMKVS